The Mucilaginibacter yixingensis genome window below encodes:
- a CDS encoding LamG-like jellyroll fold domain-containing protein, which yields MKKVTTLYWVKGQLFRPVVLIFLLQFITYLFAHAQSASENPRQTMAGQAVNPQKSNEPGLLFYLSGDKQFDADFAAGGQTQPNFLRDVKVIPTGAKGSGFEAGDNEQMTYWAPGNIYTQRGTLSFFWRSGYPVGPTQFPVFRVGYADHSSWDMVWLRIDYNGSGFDAFVTDIGLSRTRVSYFMNVFPKADQWIHLALSWDETEGVRFYVNGELVKQQSAPGNVANVYDSGLDQFGPHSRVISPYQVQSDYNFVRGGDIDELRIYDRMLSDDNIKQLSKNEIPKNIPPLARDLDDRKWRDEWWTRNGWNLPNKAPKPLSSQNVAVRKVEIHEVEDVRRWNWKATDGIRETTWPGVYNMSRLPGRYDYFTLPDWDTYSVSGQSVKFILPDEPWNHVEIWGKAWGQLTMERATLPDTTFAKRTQQQIKSYHDLDYAMQGGKLRFDNALKEEPIGELSVYNVSEGKAPEGRLTETFTLAPAPKNTGNKGLDEIAAFVNGRYPIDEATKMVGILPGTAAPDNPEPVVQHSLPFIHLMIPYGNHPDNGLDGVEIELPALPVKATHDGLFPMNIRVKDPLWQMRDLADFSFSVKPNEAHTLWIDTRDRVLPEGHALYISLAGAGADLTPALLKGAHIRLIYKSKKEATPEHELDRFTQARDLYGSTVEERPTSPKLNLTNRFNADLYDLFKVSPDYWLGKAYKYAYTGNVNDRPEYKIPEAPAGVPKWAFLQTEYLKHLATLINYYIDKRQIANGEFGGGLSDDDDWTNTFPGTALMGIEPDKTLKSLRSMMSGFFNNERSPYDAPLRQPSLPLFTNGISTIQADYLHSYEDGNEAVGQLQLLDYGNPTYINKGMAISKQMLERVTQINPAGHRHFVSRYYSGTTISTDEPWQWSLPRSYNQLHSSYLLSLYNGSPKLQKMLVEIADGLLAHTDANGNIYTEINFSTDKTRGQTGASGVMQVFKAAYDITGDKKYLLNSKRKESDTRNLNMDSLATRYTERIKDLAAREFINTVGPVWIDRIVAPDNDIQTDRLGGVALTRMTNIYPQHFVSWRIDQPAGYQSLAVFVNQASNTNISVVAYNLDQQVVSADMSVWNIKPGKWKITQGIDNNNDQQIDGKPMVKTVSLIPGESLKLNFPSRKNAIIKLELLQEDKVPVNKRVDLGIAPTDVKINGNELTVRIYNVGSVDAPATTLSVKDAKGLLVSTVSVPPIKAPVDLLPKWADLTIKVPVGTNLNSGSVQLDPEKKLLQITRLNDMVSW from the coding sequence ATGAAAAAAGTTACAACGCTTTATTGGGTTAAAGGTCAGCTTTTTAGACCTGTTGTGTTGATTTTTTTACTGCAATTTATAACGTACCTTTTTGCTCATGCGCAGTCTGCATCTGAGAATCCCCGGCAAACAATGGCGGGCCAGGCTGTTAATCCCCAAAAGAGCAATGAACCCGGGCTGCTTTTTTATCTGTCGGGCGATAAACAGTTCGATGCAGATTTTGCGGCGGGCGGTCAAACCCAGCCTAATTTTCTGCGTGATGTTAAGGTAATTCCAACGGGGGCAAAAGGCTCTGGTTTTGAAGCAGGCGATAATGAACAGATGACCTACTGGGCACCCGGAAATATTTATACCCAGCGTGGTACTTTATCTTTTTTCTGGCGTTCAGGTTACCCAGTGGGACCTACACAATTTCCGGTTTTCAGGGTTGGCTATGCCGATCACTCCAGCTGGGATATGGTGTGGCTCCGCATAGACTACAATGGTTCGGGGTTTGATGCTTTCGTTACCGACATTGGGTTATCGCGTACAAGGGTATCCTATTTCATGAATGTTTTCCCCAAAGCAGATCAATGGATCCACCTGGCCCTGTCATGGGACGAGACAGAAGGTGTACGCTTTTATGTAAACGGAGAATTGGTTAAGCAGCAATCTGCACCGGGTAACGTTGCCAATGTGTATGATAGCGGCCTTGATCAATTTGGCCCGCACTCGCGTGTTATTAGTCCTTACCAGGTACAAAGCGACTATAATTTTGTACGTGGAGGCGATATAGACGAGCTGCGCATTTATGATCGCATGTTATCTGACGATAACATTAAACAACTATCTAAAAACGAGATTCCTAAAAACATCCCCCCACTGGCGCGGGATTTAGATGACCGCAAGTGGCGCGATGAATGGTGGACCCGCAACGGCTGGAACCTGCCCAACAAAGCGCCAAAGCCGCTGTCATCGCAAAATGTTGCTGTTAGAAAAGTAGAGATACACGAGGTTGAAGACGTGCGCCGATGGAACTGGAAGGCTACTGATGGCATACGCGAAACCACCTGGCCGGGGGTTTATAACATGTCGCGTTTACCGGGTCGTTATGATTATTTTACCTTGCCAGATTGGGATACTTATTCAGTATCAGGCCAATCGGTTAAATTTATATTACCTGATGAGCCCTGGAACCATGTTGAAATATGGGGTAAGGCCTGGGGACAACTCACCATGGAGCGTGCTACGCTACCTGACACCACCTTTGCAAAACGCACCCAACAGCAAATCAAATCATATCATGATCTGGATTATGCCATGCAGGGTGGCAAATTACGCTTTGATAATGCCTTAAAAGAAGAGCCAATTGGAGAATTGAGTGTTTATAATGTAAGCGAGGGTAAAGCGCCAGAGGGCCGTTTAACCGAAACATTTACCTTGGCTCCTGCTCCAAAAAATACCGGCAACAAAGGCCTGGATGAAATAGCGGCTTTTGTTAACGGACGCTACCCTATTGATGAAGCTACAAAGATGGTGGGCATTTTACCCGGAACAGCAGCTCCGGATAACCCTGAGCCTGTTGTACAGCATAGCTTACCTTTTATTCATCTCATGATACCTTACGGCAACCATCCTGACAATGGATTGGATGGCGTAGAGATTGAACTGCCTGCATTGCCTGTCAAAGCCACACACGATGGCCTTTTCCCAATGAACATCCGTGTGAAAGACCCGCTATGGCAAATGCGCGATCTGGCCGATTTTAGTTTTTCGGTTAAACCTAACGAAGCGCATACCTTGTGGATTGATACACGCGACCGTGTTTTGCCGGAAGGACATGCCCTTTATATTTCACTGGCGGGTGCAGGTGCAGACCTGACACCGGCGTTATTAAAAGGCGCTCATATTCGCCTTATCTATAAATCAAAAAAAGAAGCCACGCCGGAGCATGAACTGGATCGTTTTACCCAGGCACGGGATCTGTATGGCTCTACCGTAGAAGAACGGCCAACTTCGCCAAAACTTAATCTGACAAATCGCTTCAATGCAGATCTGTATGACCTTTTTAAAGTAAGTCCAGACTATTGGCTGGGCAAAGCTTATAAATACGCCTACACCGGCAATGTTAATGATCGCCCTGAATATAAAATACCAGAGGCGCCGGCCGGTGTGCCTAAATGGGCGTTTTTGCAAACAGAATATTTAAAACATTTAGCCACACTTATTAACTATTACATTGATAAGCGGCAAATAGCCAATGGCGAGTTTGGCGGCGGCTTATCTGATGATGACGACTGGACCAATACTTTCCCCGGGACAGCGTTAATGGGCATCGAACCGGATAAAACACTTAAGTCATTACGGTCAATGATGTCGGGCTTTTTTAATAACGAACGCAGTCCATACGATGCACCGTTACGTCAACCCAGTTTGCCATTGTTCACCAACGGCATATCAACCATACAGGCTGATTACTTACACTCATACGAGGATGGTAATGAAGCAGTTGGACAACTTCAATTACTAGACTATGGTAATCCGACCTATATTAATAAAGGCATGGCAATTAGCAAGCAAATGCTGGAACGCGTAACGCAAATCAATCCGGCCGGTCACCGGCATTTTGTTTCGCGGTATTATAGTGGCACCACCATATCAACAGATGAACCATGGCAGTGGTCGCTTCCGCGTTCTTATAATCAGCTGCATTCATCTTACTTATTATCGCTTTATAATGGGAGCCCCAAACTGCAAAAAATGCTGGTAGAAATTGCCGATGGGCTGCTGGCACACACTGACGCCAATGGCAATATTTATACCGAAATTAATTTCAGTACCGATAAAACAAGGGGCCAAACTGGCGCTTCTGGCGTTATGCAGGTTTTTAAAGCTGCTTATGATATAACCGGCGATAAAAAGTATCTGCTCAACAGCAAACGCAAGGAATCAGACACGCGCAACCTAAATATGGATAGCCTGGCAACACGCTATACCGAACGCATTAAAGACCTGGCCGCACGGGAGTTTATCAATACAGTAGGCCCCGTTTGGATAGACCGGATAGTGGCGCCCGATAACGATATACAAACCGACAGACTTGGTGGCGTAGCGCTAACCCGTATGACCAACATTTATCCACAGCATTTTGTAAGTTGGAGAATTGATCAACCGGCCGGTTACCAAAGCCTCGCCGTATTTGTCAACCAAGCAAGCAATACTAACATCAGCGTTGTTGCTTATAATTTAGACCAGCAGGTGGTTAGTGCCGATATGTCTGTGTGGAATATTAAACCCGGAAAATGGAAAATAACGCAGGGAATTGATAACAATAATGATCAGCAGATTGACGGAAAACCGATGGTTAAAACGGTAAGCTTAATACCAGGCGAGTCATTAAAATTGAATTTCCCATCCCGTAAAAACGCCATCATTAAACTGGAATTATTACAGGAAGACAAAGTACCAGTAAATAAGCGTGTTGACCTGGGTATTGCACCTACTGACGTTAAAATAAACGGCAATGAATTAACTGTACGTATTTATAACGTTGGTTCTGTTGACGCGCCCGCAACCACGCTTTCAGTTAAAGACGCAAAAGGCCTGCTTGTTAGCACCGTGTCAGTTCCGCCAATAAAGGCCCCGGTAGATCTGTTGCCTAAGTGGGCCGATCTGACCATAAAAGTGCCTGTAGGCACAAATCTAAATTCTGGCAGTGTGCAACTTGATCCCGAAAAGAAATTATTACAAATAACCCGTTTAAATGATATGGTGAGCTGGTAA
- a CDS encoding hybrid sensor histidine kinase/response regulator transcription factor: MKRFLLLLLAIGYLTAQFRPCFAQSDPPAKIEHYSTEDGLSHDVVTTIMKDHEGYMWFGTWYGLNRFDGNHFTSFKSIAGDSSQIKNNRIDQITEGYRNVLWVKAYDGQIYRFDKTHENFRSLAAILKLPGKVEFEHVLAVDKDDIWVSIADGGVIHIPDIYHRPTNFIWYKKNADGRRNIPSNKTNCFLKDQNRNVWLGTPAGLVYLKHTRANSYDAPITLLSKKSGLNITALSECSDRLFFASATGSLYSYTKRNCRFKEFMLSNQTLNNLLVSSDKTSLYVTSAAGELVTLSLKDDTWHKYTSPYKQALHSMFQDSHQNLWIEPEQTGILKFDANKRFKAYTQNNDSKNINAGNHFKVFEDINGLIWCVLRDGGFGYYDTASDNINYFHNQPGSKDRAFSNLVTVAYYDPSGVMWLHTDEHGVEKIIFQPKAFENRLVKNNAIFKSDNEIRAVCVDRTNRTWICAKAGPIYWLQDGRLLPGKFSNADQYKIGAVYSIIEDRHGNIWMGTKTNGLFEAIPNDTQCSSYRLINFIHHQNDINSISSDQIYAIKEDANGQIWVGAFDHGLNLLQKAGNKISFRRISDGQYGYPKDFEKIRVIEIDNKGNLWLGTTEGLLILQQRGDNYSFSSYNKRPGDKTSIGNNDIQHIHRDHLGRMWLSTSGGGLALAQSNQHNNTLSFRSFTTANGLANDYVLSCTEDNAGKLWIATKSSISRMDPITWHIKNFSSYDGLSTDGFSESTCGNTRDGKLIFGTTRGYLEFDPQDIVPHPINANLVFTNLQVNNQWVGIADSSGILKQSINHTEAITLHYSQNVVSVDYSMLDYRFGSSLPFVYRLKGFDNEWHNNSNQLRATYTNIPAGHYLLEIKCPDADRYGNVPYKSLAITVLPAPWLSWWAYLLYAAVIAAIALVIWRNTMTAFKLKQKLAIDRELTELKLGFFTNISHELRTPLMLILNPITQLAKLHAPDQLERQYIDIVERNANRMVRFVNQLLEFRKLQSGKPTLDHSSFEMAGFIRNIAANFEDVRMQKSINLEITGYQAPLHVQYDQDKIETVIYNLLSNAFKFTADGRTITVNMAVKTIDQQLELTVTDQGCGVPDNELKLIFELYHSDQRSAVKNSKGTGIGLALSKELVELHGGTITAVNVPSGGLCVKITLPLIRANKPESAAINSSLVINELGTLDNISQVVPEPPVGAPLLMLVEDNADMREFLRMQLSEIYRVETAADGMEGLEKVRQLMPDIIVSDVMMPVMDGITLIDTLKNDPVTSHIPVVLMSARSAVEHQIIGLNYGADYYLAKPFQNELLIAAIDGILERRKKMFEKLTVDKRVVNLSPCEIIVTSKDEAFLKNVIQIIGDKMADPDFDIDTVAETVNMARATFYKKFKSLTQIAPVEFVRDMRLQRAKQYFDAGHHNVAEVGYTVGFSSPKYFSTCYKSKYRIAPSDYIRSVKTPVETAPAEP, translated from the coding sequence ATGAAAAGATTTTTATTGCTTTTGTTAGCTATTGGCTACTTAACTGCGCAGTTTAGGCCTTGTTTTGCTCAATCTGATCCACCGGCCAAAATTGAGCATTACTCTACAGAAGATGGATTATCTCATGACGTAGTGACCACCATAATGAAGGACCACGAAGGCTATATGTGGTTTGGCACCTGGTACGGTTTGAACCGTTTTGACGGTAATCACTTCACATCTTTTAAATCGATTGCAGGAGATTCGTCGCAGATAAAAAATAACCGGATCGATCAGATCACCGAAGGCTATCGCAACGTGCTTTGGGTAAAGGCCTATGACGGGCAGATCTATCGTTTTGATAAAACCCACGAGAACTTCCGGAGCCTGGCGGCAATATTGAAATTACCAGGCAAGGTTGAGTTTGAACATGTTTTAGCGGTAGATAAAGATGATATCTGGGTAAGCATTGCAGATGGCGGCGTTATTCATATCCCTGATATATATCATCGGCCTACAAACTTTATATGGTATAAAAAAAATGCCGATGGCCGCCGAAATATCCCTTCAAATAAAACTAATTGCTTTCTTAAAGATCAAAACCGCAACGTATGGTTGGGTACGCCAGCGGGACTTGTTTATTTGAAGCATACTCGTGCGAATAGTTATGACGCTCCTATTACGCTGCTCAGCAAAAAGTCTGGACTAAATATCACTGCCCTCTCCGAGTGTTCTGATCGTTTATTTTTTGCATCTGCAACTGGCTCGTTATATAGCTATACTAAAAGAAACTGTCGGTTTAAGGAGTTTATGCTGAGCAATCAAACGCTAAACAACCTACTTGTTTCAAGTGATAAAACCAGCCTTTATGTAACATCTGCAGCCGGAGAGCTTGTAACCTTATCGCTAAAAGATGATACCTGGCATAAATATACCTCGCCGTATAAACAGGCCCTGCACAGCATGTTTCAAGACTCGCATCAAAACCTTTGGATAGAGCCCGAGCAAACAGGTATTTTGAAATTCGATGCAAATAAACGGTTCAAAGCCTATACCCAGAATAACGACTCTAAGAACATTAATGCCGGTAATCACTTTAAAGTGTTTGAGGATATTAATGGTTTGATTTGGTGTGTGCTGCGCGATGGAGGCTTCGGCTACTATGATACGGCTAGTGATAATATCAATTATTTTCACAACCAGCCTGGATCAAAAGACCGTGCTTTTTCAAACCTGGTAACGGTGGCGTATTACGATCCATCGGGCGTTATGTGGTTGCATACAGATGAACACGGGGTAGAAAAGATCATCTTTCAACCAAAAGCTTTTGAAAACCGATTGGTAAAGAATAATGCGATCTTCAAATCAGATAACGAGATCAGAGCCGTTTGCGTGGACCGGACCAACCGGACCTGGATCTGCGCTAAAGCCGGACCAATATACTGGCTGCAAGATGGCCGTTTGCTGCCGGGAAAATTTAGCAACGCTGATCAGTATAAAATTGGGGCTGTTTATTCCATCATAGAAGACCGTCATGGAAACATTTGGATGGGAACCAAAACCAATGGTTTGTTTGAAGCCATACCCAACGATACACAGTGTTCTTCGTACCGGCTGATCAATTTCATCCACCACCAAAACGATATCAACAGTATCAGCAGTGATCAGATCTATGCCATTAAAGAAGATGCAAACGGCCAGATCTGGGTTGGAGCTTTTGACCACGGCCTTAACCTGCTGCAAAAAGCTGGAAATAAAATTTCTTTCCGCCGGATATCGGACGGTCAATATGGCTATCCAAAAGACTTTGAAAAAATACGCGTCATAGAAATTGACAATAAAGGCAATTTGTGGCTGGGCACAACCGAAGGTTTGCTGATCCTGCAGCAACGCGGCGATAATTACAGCTTCAGCAGCTACAATAAAAGACCTGGCGACAAAACAAGTATTGGAAACAATGACATACAGCACATTCACCGGGATCATTTAGGGCGCATGTGGCTATCCACCTCCGGAGGAGGGCTGGCGTTGGCCCAATCCAATCAGCATAATAATACCCTGTCTTTCCGTTCATTTACGACGGCAAATGGGTTGGCAAATGACTATGTATTGAGTTGCACGGAAGATAACGCAGGAAAGTTGTGGATCGCCACAAAAAGCAGCATCTCACGGATGGACCCGATTACCTGGCATATTAAAAACTTTTCTTCATATGACGGATTGAGCACCGACGGCTTTTCTGAAAGTACCTGCGGAAATACCCGGGATGGAAAGTTGATATTTGGAACCACTCGCGGATACCTGGAATTTGATCCACAGGATATTGTGCCCCACCCTATCAATGCAAATCTGGTTTTTACCAATCTGCAGGTAAACAACCAGTGGGTTGGTATTGCCGATAGCTCCGGCATTTTAAAACAAAGCATTAACCATACAGAAGCCATTACCCTCCATTATAGCCAAAACGTTGTCAGTGTTGATTATTCCATGCTGGATTACCGTTTTGGCAGTAGCCTGCCCTTTGTTTACCGTTTAAAAGGCTTTGATAACGAATGGCATAATAACAGTAATCAGCTACGCGCAACCTATACTAATATTCCTGCCGGCCACTACCTGCTTGAAATTAAATGTCCAGATGCTGACCGGTACGGTAATGTGCCTTATAAAAGTCTGGCCATTACGGTATTACCGGCGCCGTGGCTGTCATGGTGGGCCTATTTACTTTATGCAGCGGTTATTGCAGCCATTGCATTAGTGATTTGGAGAAACACCATGACTGCCTTTAAACTGAAGCAGAAACTAGCCATTGACCGTGAGCTGACTGAACTTAAACTCGGCTTTTTTACAAATATATCTCATGAATTGCGTACACCGCTGATGCTGATCCTGAATCCTATAACCCAACTGGCTAAATTGCATGCGCCCGATCAGTTGGAGCGACAATATATTGATATTGTTGAGCGTAATGCCAACCGCATGGTACGGTTTGTTAACCAACTACTGGAATTCAGAAAGCTGCAAAGTGGGAAACCAACGCTCGATCATTCCAGCTTTGAGATGGCCGGTTTTATCAGAAACATTGCCGCCAATTTTGAGGATGTGCGGATGCAAAAAAGTATCAACCTGGAGATTACAGGCTACCAGGCACCACTACACGTGCAGTATGATCAGGATAAAATTGAAACGGTGATTTATAATCTGCTGAGTAACGCATTCAAATTTACAGCAGATGGGCGAACGATAACGGTAAATATGGCCGTTAAAACTATTGACCAACAACTGGAATTAACCGTAACCGATCAAGGCTGTGGCGTACCCGATAATGAGCTTAAACTGATATTTGAACTGTACCACAGCGATCAGCGATCGGCCGTAAAGAACAGTAAAGGCACGGGCATTGGCTTAGCCTTATCAAAAGAACTGGTAGAGTTGCACGGCGGTACTATCACGGCAGTTAACGTACCATCCGGAGGATTATGTGTTAAAATCACCTTACCACTCATCAGGGCCAATAAGCCGGAAAGCGCTGCAATAAACAGCAGCTTGGTTATTAATGAGTTGGGCACATTAGATAATATTTCACAAGTGGTACCAGAGCCGCCTGTTGGCGCACCACTGCTTATGCTGGTGGAAGATAATGCAGATATGCGCGAGTTTCTTCGCATGCAATTGAGTGAGATCTATCGCGTTGAAACTGCTGCTGACGGAATGGAAGGGTTGGAAAAAGTGCGGCAACTAATGCCAGACATTATTGTAAGCGATGTAATGATGCCGGTAATGGATGGCATTACCTTAATTGATACTTTGAAGAATGATCCGGTAACGAGTCATATCCCTGTTGTACTCATGTCGGCCCGCAGCGCCGTGGAGCATCAGATCATCGGGCTAAATTATGGTGCCGACTATTACCTGGCCAAGCCATTCCAAAACGAGTTGTTAATTGCCGCTATCGACGGCATCCTTGAACGCCGCAAAAAGATGTTCGAGAAATTGACGGTAGATAAACGGGTGGTCAATCTATCGCCATGCGAAATCATCGTTACATCAAAAGATGAGGCGTTCCTGAAAAACGTCATCCAGATCATCGGCGATAAAATGGCCGATCCGGATTTTGATATTGACACCGTGGCCGAAACCGTTAACATGGCCCGTGCTACTTTTTATAAAAAGTTTAAAAGCCTTACCCAAATTGCGCCGGTAGAGTTTGTTCGCGATATGCGGCTGCAGCGCGCCAAACAATATTTTGATGCCGGCCATCATAATGTGGCAGAAGTTGGTTACACCGTCGGTTTCAGCAGCCCTAAATACTTTAGCACCTGCTACAAAAGCAAATACCGCATTGCACCGTCTGACTATATCAGATCTGTTAAAACGCCGGTAGAAACAGCACCTGCCGAACCATAG